The Chloroflexota bacterium genome window below encodes:
- a CDS encoding CapA family protein, whose amino-acid sequence MPSITIVKRIAAAAIAALLIPALLAACTPAASPSAASPSVAPRPTTPQPTATPAPSPTPAPKPVTVALTDLPETYAAPLRAALAGIQSVADAGMDRPVRLADPAGQATVRLALVPMPVVRNPLAQRFYAVVVPFPTITDDIALDELRGRWTGVSSRGILYVTQDAADDLTAVLGDGRLAEVVPADEMLARLEAAPHAVGILPFDRLDPRFKVLTVDGVNVLDNHLDPMTYPLAVGVAVEGPDADLPAGRLADAIRPKTNRDPAKLTTLIMTGVTAMTRMTALKMEQHGYTYPAEIISATLRAADITHVSNEVPFIPGCKVDPTPGNLTMCSDTTYWAALEAIGTDIVGLSGNHVNDFGADGARTSLKWYRDHGIPIYGSGLNSAEACAPLMWEHNGNTFAFIAALAFDPWYAWATDTEPGACYYYDHKDEILKQVAELSQQVDIVAVELQYYETYNPYPTDKQVEEFRELRAAGADIVTGVQSHVPQAMEPYGVSDPGGPGIIVYGLGNLFFDQMWSWETRTELYARHTIYDGRLLSTEILTGVLEDYAQPRWATPEERAGILKSIFDAAPKR is encoded by the coding sequence ATGCCTAGCATAACCATCGTCAAACGAATTGCCGCGGCTGCCATCGCCGCGCTGCTGATTCCGGCCCTGCTGGCCGCCTGCACCCCAGCCGCGTCGCCTTCCGCCGCCTCGCCGTCCGTCGCGCCGCGGCCCACGACGCCGCAGCCCACGGCCACGCCTGCCCCATCCCCCACGCCGGCGCCCAAGCCGGTAACCGTGGCCCTGACGGACCTGCCCGAAACCTACGCGGCTCCGCTCCGCGCCGCCCTCGCCGGCATCCAATCCGTCGCCGACGCCGGGATGGATCGCCCCGTCCGATTGGCGGACCCCGCCGGACAGGCCACCGTGCGCCTGGCGCTGGTCCCCATGCCCGTCGTCCGGAACCCGCTGGCCCAGCGATTCTACGCCGTCGTCGTGCCGTTCCCGACCATCACCGACGACATCGCCCTGGACGAACTGCGCGGGCGCTGGACCGGCGTTTCCAGCCGCGGCATCCTGTACGTAACCCAGGACGCCGCCGACGACCTGACGGCCGTGCTCGGCGACGGGCGGCTGGCCGAAGTGGTCCCCGCCGACGAGATGTTGGCCCGGCTGGAAGCCGCGCCTCACGCCGTGGGCATCTTGCCCTTTGACCGGCTAGACCCGCGCTTCAAGGTTCTCACCGTGGACGGCGTCAACGTCCTGGACAATCACCTGGACCCGATGACCTACCCGTTGGCGGTGGGCGTGGCGGTGGAAGGGCCGGACGCCGACCTGCCGGCGGGCCGATTGGCCGACGCCATCCGGCCCAAGACCAACCGCGACCCCGCCAAACTGACCACGCTCATCATGACCGGCGTAACGGCCATGACCCGCATGACCGCCCTGAAGATGGAGCAGCACGGCTACACGTATCCGGCCGAAATCATCTCGGCCACGCTGCGCGCTGCCGACATCACCCACGTCAGCAACGAGGTGCCCTTCATCCCGGGTTGCAAGGTGGACCCCACCCCGGGCAACCTGACCATGTGCAGCGATACCACTTACTGGGCCGCGCTGGAAGCCATCGGCACCGACATCGTGGGCCTCAGCGGCAACCACGTCAATGACTTCGGCGCGGACGGCGCGCGAACCTCGCTCAAGTGGTACCGCGACCACGGCATCCCCATCTACGGCAGCGGCCTGAATAGCGCCGAGGCGTGCGCGCCCCTGATGTGGGAGCATAACGGCAACACCTTCGCCTTCATCGCGGCGCTGGCCTTTGACCCCTGGTACGCCTGGGCCACCGACACCGAGCCAGGCGCCTGCTACTACTACGATCACAAGGACGAAATCCTGAAGCAGGTGGCGGAATTGAGCCAGCAGGTGGACATCGTGGCCGTGGAGTTGCAATACTACGAGACGTACAACCCCTACCCCACCGACAAGCAGGTGGAGGAGTTCCGCGAGTTGCGCGCAGCGGGCGCCGACATCGTTACCGGCGTCCAGAGCCACGTGCCGCAGGCCATGGAACCCTACGGGGTGTCGGACCCGGGCGGCCCGGGCATCATCGTGTATGGGCTGGGCAACCTGTTCTTTGACCAGATGTGGTCCTGGGAAACGCGCACGGAACTGTACGCCCGCCACACCATCTACGACGGGCGGCTCCTGAGCACGGAAATCCTGACCGGCGTGCTAGAGGACTACGCGCAGCCGCGCTGGGCCACGCCCGAGGAGCGGGCGGGAATCCTCAAGAGCATCTTTGACGCCGCGCCGAAGCGGTAG